From a single Chlorocebus sabaeus isolate Y175 chromosome X, mChlSab1.0.hap1, whole genome shotgun sequence genomic region:
- the ZMYM3 gene encoding zinc finger MYM-type protein 3 isoform X1 encodes MDPSDFPSPFDPLTLPEKPLAGDLPVDMEFGEDLLESQTAPTRGWAPPGPSPSSGALDLLDTPAGLEKDPGVLDGATELLGLGGLLYKAPSPPEVDHGPEGTLAWDAGDQTLEPGPGGQTPEVVPPDPGAGANSCSPEGLLEPLAPDSPITLQSPHIEEEETTSIATARRGSPGQEEELPQGQPQSPNAPPSPSVGETLGDGINSSQTKPGGSSPPAHPSLPGDGLTAKASEKPPERVQKRSERVRRAEPPKPEVVDSTESIPVSDEDSDAMVDDPNDEDFVPFRPRRSPRMSLRSSVSQRAGRSAVGTKMTCAHCRTPLQKGQTAYQRKGLPQLFCSSSCLTTFSKKPSGKKTCTFCKKEIWNTKDSVVAQTGSGGSFHEFCTSVCLSLYEAQQQRPIPQSGDPADATRCSICQKTGEVLHEVSNGSVVHRLCSDSCFSKFRANKGLKTNCCDQCGAYIYTKTGSPGPELLFHEGQQKRFCNTTCLGAYKKKNTRVYPCVWCKTLCKNFEMLSHVDRNGKTSLFCSLCCTTSYKVKQAGLTGPPRPCSFCRRSLSDPCYYNKVDRTVYQFCSPSCWTKFQRTSPEGGIHLSCHYCHSLFSGKPEVLDWQDQVFQFCCRDCCEDFKRLRGVVSQCEHCRQEKLLHEKLRFSGVEKSFCSEGCVLLYKQDFTKKLGLCCITCTYCSQTCQRGVTEQLDGSTWDFCSEDCKSKYLLWYCKAARCHACKRQGKLLETIHWRGQIRHFCNQQCLLRFYSQQNQPNLDTQSGPESLLNSQSPESKPQTPSQTKVENSNTVRTPEENGNLGKIPVKTRSAPTAPTPPPPPPPPATPRKNKAAMCKPLMQNRGVSCKVEMKSKGSQTEEWKPQVIVLPIPVPIFVPVPMHLYCQKVPVPFSMPIPVPVPMFLPTTLESTDKIVETIEELKVKIPSNPLEADILAMAEMIAEAEELDKASSDLCDLVSNQSAEGLLEDCDLFGPARDDVLAMAVKMANVLDEPGQDLEADFPKNPLDINPSVDFLFDCGLVGPEDVSTEQDLPRTMRKGQKRLVLSESCSRDSMSSQPSCTGLNYSYGVNAWKCWVQSKYANGETSKGDELRFGPKPMRIKEDILACSAAELNYGLAQFVREITRPNGERYEPDSIYYLCLGIQQYLLENNRMVNIFTDLYYLTFVQELNKSLSTWQPTLLPNNTVFSRVEEEHLWECKQLGVYSPFVLLNTLMFFNTKFFGLQTAEEHMQLSFTNVVRQSRKCTTPRGTTKVVSIRYYAPVRQRKGRDMGPGKRKREDEAPILEQRENRMNPLRCPVKFYEFYLSKCPESLRTRNDVFYLQPERSCIAESPLWYSVIPMDRSMLESMLNRILAVREIYEELGRPGEEDLD; translated from the exons ATGGACCCCAGTGATTTCCCCAGTCCATTTGACCCATTGACCCTGCCAGAGAAGCCCCTGGCTGGAGACCTACCAGTAGACATGGAATTTGGAGAGGATCTGCTGGAATCCCAGACTGCCCCAACTCGAGGATGGGCCCCCCCTGGCCCTTCTCCATCCTCGGGAGCCCTGGACCTGCTTGATACCCCTGCTGGCCTGGAAAAAGACCCTGGAGTCCTGGATGGAGCCACTGAGTTGCTGGGGCTGGGGGGGCTGCTCTATAAAGCCCCCTCTCCCCCGGAGGTGGACCACGGTCCTGAGGGAACCCTGGCATGGGATGCGGGGGATCAGACCCTAGAGCCTGGACCAGGGGGCCAGACCCCTGAGGTGGTACCACCTGATCCGGGGGCTGGGGCAAATTCCTGTTCACCCGAGGGGCTACTAGAGCCTTTGGCTCCAGATTCTCCAATAACCCTGCAGTCCCCACATATTGAAGAGGAGGAGACCACCTCCATAGCTACTGCGAGAAGGGGCTCccctgggcaggaggaggagcttcCCCAAGGGCAGCCACAGAGCCCAAATGCCCCCCCTAGCCCTTCAGTGGGAGAGACTCTGGGGGATGGAATCAACAGTTCTCAGACCAAACCTGGGGGCTCTAGCCCCCCTGCGCATCCTTCCTTGCCAG GAGATGGCCTGACTGCGAAGGCGAGTGAGAAGCCGCCTGAACGG GTACAGAAGAGAAGCGAACGCGTTAGGAGAGCAGAACCTCCAAAACCTGAGGTTGTAGATTCCACTGAGAGCA TTCCAGTGTCAGATGAGGATTCTGATGCCATGGTAGATGACCCTAATGATGAGGACTTTGTGCCATTCCGGCCCCGGCGCTCTCCTCGCATGTCCCTACGCTCAAGTGTGTCACAAAGGGCCGGGCGCTCTGCAGTGGGCACCAAGATGACTTGTGCACATTGCCGGACACCACTGCAGAAGGGGCAGACTGCCTATCAGCGCAAGGGGCTGCCTCAGCTCTTCTGCTCATCATCCTGCCTCACCActttctccaagaagccctcgGGCAAAAAGACCTGTACCTTCTGCAAGAA GGAGATCTGGAACACCAAGGACTCAGTTGTGGCGCAGACTGGTTCTGGAGGCTCCTTCCATGAGTTCTGCACGTCCGTCTGTCTCTCCCTGTATGAGGCCCAGCAGCAGCGCCCGATCCCCCAGTCTGGGGATCCCGCCGATGCCACTCGCTGCAGCATATGCCAGAAGACTGGAGAG gtCCTGCATGAGGTCAGCAATGGCAGCGTGGTGCACCGGCTCTGCAGCGATTCTTGCTTCTCCAAATTCCGGGCCAACAAGGGACTGAAAACCAACTGTTGTGACCAGTGTGGGGCTTACATCTACACCAAGACCGGGAGCCCTGGCCCTGAGCTCCTCTTCCACGAGGGCCAACAAAAGCGGTTCTGCAACACAACCTGCTTGGGGGCGTATAAGAAG AAAAACACACGTGTGTACCCATGTGTCTGGTGCAAGACCCTGTGTAAGAACTTTGAGATGCTATCACATGTGGATCGTAATGGCAAGACCAGCTTGTTCTGTTCCCTGTGCTGTACCACTTCTTACAAAGTGAAGCAGGCAGGGCTCACTG GCCCTCCCCGACCCTGCAGCTTCTGCCGCCGCAGCCTCTCTGACCCCTGTTACTACAACAAGGTTGACCGCACAGTCTACCAGTTCTGCAGCCCCAGCTGCTGGACCAAGTTCCAG CGCACAAGCCCCGAAGGGGGCATTCACCTGAGCTGTCACTACTGCCACAGCCTCTTCAGTGGCAAGCCTGAGGTCTTGGACTGGCAG GACCAAGTGTTCCAGTTCTGCTGCCGTGATTGCTGTGAGGACTTCAAGCGGCTTCGGGGTGTGGTGTCCCAGTGTGAGCACTGTCGGCAGGAGAAACTCTTGCATGAGAAACTCCGATTCAGCGGAGTGGAGAAGAGCTTCTGCAGCGAAG GCTGTGTGCTGCTGTACAAACAGGACTTCACTAAGAAGCTGGGCTTGTGCTGTATCACTTGTACTTACTGCTCCCAGACTTGCCAGCGCGGAGTCACTGAGCAACTGGATGGCAGCACCTGGGACTTCTGCAGTGAGGACTGTAAAAGCAAGTACCTGCTGTGGTACTGCAAG GCTGCTCGGTGCCATGCCTGTAAGCGCCAGGGGAAGCTGCTGGAGACCATCCACTGGCGTGGGCAGATCCGTCATTTCTGCAACCAGCAGTGTCTTCTACGCTTCTATAGCCAGCAGAACCAACCCAACCTGGATACCCAGAGTGGGCCCGAGAGCCTCCTGAACA GTCAGTCTCCTGAGTCAAAACCCCAGACACCCTCTCAAACCAAAGTGGAGAACAGCAACACAGTGAGGACCCCAGAGGAAAATGGGAATTTGGGCAAG ATCCCTGTGAAGACCCGATCAGCTCCCACGGCTcccacccctcctccacccccgCCGCCCCCAGCAACACCCCGCAAAAACAAGGCTGCCATGTGTAAGCCGCTGATGCAGAATCGGGGCGTCTCCTGCAAGGTGGAGATGAAGTCCAAAGGGAGTCAGACAG AAGAGTGGAAGCCACAAGTGATTGTGCTGCCCATCCCAGTGCCCATCTTCGTGCCAGTGCCTATGCATCTGTACTGCCAGAAAGTCCCGGTGCCTTTCTCGATGCCTATCCCG GTGCCTGTGCCCATGTTCTTGCCCACTACCTTGGAGAGCACAGACAAGATTGTAGAGACCATTGAGGAGCTGAAGGTGAAGATCCCTTCCAACCCCTTGGAGGCCGACATCCTGGCTATGGCAGAAATGATTGCAGAGGCTGAGGAGTTAGACAAGGCCTCATCTGACCTTTGTG ATCTTGTGAGCAACCAGAGTGCAGAGGGACTCCTGGAAGACTGTGACCTGTTTGGGCCTGCTCGAGATGATGTCCTGGCCATGGCAGTCAAGATGGCCAATGTCTTGGATGAGCCTGGGCAAGACTTGGAGGCAGACTTCCCTAAGA aTCCTCTGGACATTAATCCCAGTGTAGACTTCCTCTTTGATTGTGGCCTGGTAGGGCCTGAGGATGTGTCTACTGAACAAGACCTTCCCCGAACCATGAGGAAG gGTCAAAAGCGGCTGGTGCTTTCCGAAAGCTGCTCCCGGGACTCCATGAGCAGTCAGCCTAGTTGTACCGGGCTCAACTATTCATATGGTGTCAATGCTTGGAAGTGCTGGGTGCAGTCAAAATATGCCAATGGAGAAACCAGCAAGGGTGATGAGCTGCGCTTTGGCC CCAAACCCATGCGTATCAAAGAGGATATTCTCGCCTGCTCAGCTGCTGAGCTCAACtacggtctggcccagtttgtgAGAGAAATCACTCGGCCCAATGGTGAACGATACGAACCTGACAGTATCTACTATTTGTGTCTTGGCATCCAGCAG TACTTGCTGGAAAATAACCGGATGGTGAACATTTTCACGGACCTTTACTACCTGACTTTCGTTCAAGAACTCAATAAGTCTCTGAGTACCTGGCAGCCCACACTCCTCCCCAACA ATACGGTGTTCTCTCGAGTGGAGGAGGAGCACCTCTGGGAGTGTAAGCAACTGGGGGTCTACTCGCCCTTTGTCCTCCTCAACACCCTCATGTTCTTCAACACTAAGTTTTTTGGGCTGCAGACAGCTGAGGAACACATGCAACTCTCCTTCACCAATGTGGTGCGGCAGTCCCGCAAGTGTACCACCCCTCGGGGCACCACCAAGGTGGTGAGCATCCGCTACTATGCCCCAGTCCGCCAGAGGAAAGGGCGAG ACATGGGTCCTGGAAAACGGAAGAGAGAAGATGAAGCCCCTATCTTAGAGCAGCGTGAGAACCGCATGAATCCTCTCCGCTGCCCCGTCAAGTTCTATGAATTCTATCTATCAAAATG TCCTGAAAGCCTCCGGACTCGCAACGATGTGTTCTACCTGCAACCAGAAAGGTCCTGCATCGCCGAGTCACCTCTCTGGTATTCTGTGATCCCCATGGACCGCAGCATGTTGGAGAGCATGCTCAATCGCATCCTGGCTGTGCGCGAGATTTATGAGGAACTGGGTCGTCCTGGGGAGGAAGACCTGGACTGA
- the ZMYM3 gene encoding zinc finger MYM-type protein 3 isoform X2, with protein MDPSDFPSPFDPLTLPEKPLAGDLPVDMEFGEDLLESQTAPTRGWAPPGPSPSSGALDLLDTPAGLEKDPGVLDGATELLGLGGLLYKAPSPPEVDHGPEGTLAWDAGDQTLEPGPGGQTPEVVPPDPGAGANSCSPEGLLEPLAPDSPITLQSPHIEEEETTSIATARRGSPGQEEELPQGQPQSPNAPPSPSVGETLGDGINSSQTKPGGSSPPAHPSLPGDGLTAKASEKPPERKRSERVRRAEPPKPEVVDSTESIPVSDEDSDAMVDDPNDEDFVPFRPRRSPRMSLRSSVSQRAGRSAVGTKMTCAHCRTPLQKGQTAYQRKGLPQLFCSSSCLTTFSKKPSGKKTCTFCKKEIWNTKDSVVAQTGSGGSFHEFCTSVCLSLYEAQQQRPIPQSGDPADATRCSICQKTGEVLHEVSNGSVVHRLCSDSCFSKFRANKGLKTNCCDQCGAYIYTKTGSPGPELLFHEGQQKRFCNTTCLGAYKKKNTRVYPCVWCKTLCKNFEMLSHVDRNGKTSLFCSLCCTTSYKVKQAGLTGPPRPCSFCRRSLSDPCYYNKVDRTVYQFCSPSCWTKFQRTSPEGGIHLSCHYCHSLFSGKPEVLDWQDQVFQFCCRDCCEDFKRLRGVVSQCEHCRQEKLLHEKLRFSGVEKSFCSEGCVLLYKQDFTKKLGLCCITCTYCSQTCQRGVTEQLDGSTWDFCSEDCKSKYLLWYCKAARCHACKRQGKLLETIHWRGQIRHFCNQQCLLRFYSQQNQPNLDTQSGPESLLNSQSPESKPQTPSQTKVENSNTVRTPEENGNLGKIPVKTRSAPTAPTPPPPPPPPATPRKNKAAMCKPLMQNRGVSCKVEMKSKGSQTEEWKPQVIVLPIPVPIFVPVPMHLYCQKVPVPFSMPIPVPVPMFLPTTLESTDKIVETIEELKVKIPSNPLEADILAMAEMIAEAEELDKASSDLCDLVSNQSAEGLLEDCDLFGPARDDVLAMAVKMANVLDEPGQDLEADFPKNPLDINPSVDFLFDCGLVGPEDVSTEQDLPRTMRKGQKRLVLSESCSRDSMSSQPSCTGLNYSYGVNAWKCWVQSKYANGETSKGDELRFGPKPMRIKEDILACSAAELNYGLAQFVREITRPNGERYEPDSIYYLCLGIQQYLLENNRMVNIFTDLYYLTFVQELNKSLSTWQPTLLPNNTVFSRVEEEHLWECKQLGVYSPFVLLNTLMFFNTKFFGLQTAEEHMQLSFTNVVRQSRKCTTPRGTTKVVSIRYYAPVRQRKGRDMGPGKRKREDEAPILEQRENRMNPLRCPVKFYEFYLSKCPESLRTRNDVFYLQPERSCIAESPLWYSVIPMDRSMLESMLNRILAVREIYEELGRPGEEDLD; from the exons ATGGACCCCAGTGATTTCCCCAGTCCATTTGACCCATTGACCCTGCCAGAGAAGCCCCTGGCTGGAGACCTACCAGTAGACATGGAATTTGGAGAGGATCTGCTGGAATCCCAGACTGCCCCAACTCGAGGATGGGCCCCCCCTGGCCCTTCTCCATCCTCGGGAGCCCTGGACCTGCTTGATACCCCTGCTGGCCTGGAAAAAGACCCTGGAGTCCTGGATGGAGCCACTGAGTTGCTGGGGCTGGGGGGGCTGCTCTATAAAGCCCCCTCTCCCCCGGAGGTGGACCACGGTCCTGAGGGAACCCTGGCATGGGATGCGGGGGATCAGACCCTAGAGCCTGGACCAGGGGGCCAGACCCCTGAGGTGGTACCACCTGATCCGGGGGCTGGGGCAAATTCCTGTTCACCCGAGGGGCTACTAGAGCCTTTGGCTCCAGATTCTCCAATAACCCTGCAGTCCCCACATATTGAAGAGGAGGAGACCACCTCCATAGCTACTGCGAGAAGGGGCTCccctgggcaggaggaggagcttcCCCAAGGGCAGCCACAGAGCCCAAATGCCCCCCCTAGCCCTTCAGTGGGAGAGACTCTGGGGGATGGAATCAACAGTTCTCAGACCAAACCTGGGGGCTCTAGCCCCCCTGCGCATCCTTCCTTGCCAG GAGATGGCCTGACTGCGAAGGCGAGTGAGAAGCCGCCTGAACGG AAGAGAAGCGAACGCGTTAGGAGAGCAGAACCTCCAAAACCTGAGGTTGTAGATTCCACTGAGAGCA TTCCAGTGTCAGATGAGGATTCTGATGCCATGGTAGATGACCCTAATGATGAGGACTTTGTGCCATTCCGGCCCCGGCGCTCTCCTCGCATGTCCCTACGCTCAAGTGTGTCACAAAGGGCCGGGCGCTCTGCAGTGGGCACCAAGATGACTTGTGCACATTGCCGGACACCACTGCAGAAGGGGCAGACTGCCTATCAGCGCAAGGGGCTGCCTCAGCTCTTCTGCTCATCATCCTGCCTCACCActttctccaagaagccctcgGGCAAAAAGACCTGTACCTTCTGCAAGAA GGAGATCTGGAACACCAAGGACTCAGTTGTGGCGCAGACTGGTTCTGGAGGCTCCTTCCATGAGTTCTGCACGTCCGTCTGTCTCTCCCTGTATGAGGCCCAGCAGCAGCGCCCGATCCCCCAGTCTGGGGATCCCGCCGATGCCACTCGCTGCAGCATATGCCAGAAGACTGGAGAG gtCCTGCATGAGGTCAGCAATGGCAGCGTGGTGCACCGGCTCTGCAGCGATTCTTGCTTCTCCAAATTCCGGGCCAACAAGGGACTGAAAACCAACTGTTGTGACCAGTGTGGGGCTTACATCTACACCAAGACCGGGAGCCCTGGCCCTGAGCTCCTCTTCCACGAGGGCCAACAAAAGCGGTTCTGCAACACAACCTGCTTGGGGGCGTATAAGAAG AAAAACACACGTGTGTACCCATGTGTCTGGTGCAAGACCCTGTGTAAGAACTTTGAGATGCTATCACATGTGGATCGTAATGGCAAGACCAGCTTGTTCTGTTCCCTGTGCTGTACCACTTCTTACAAAGTGAAGCAGGCAGGGCTCACTG GCCCTCCCCGACCCTGCAGCTTCTGCCGCCGCAGCCTCTCTGACCCCTGTTACTACAACAAGGTTGACCGCACAGTCTACCAGTTCTGCAGCCCCAGCTGCTGGACCAAGTTCCAG CGCACAAGCCCCGAAGGGGGCATTCACCTGAGCTGTCACTACTGCCACAGCCTCTTCAGTGGCAAGCCTGAGGTCTTGGACTGGCAG GACCAAGTGTTCCAGTTCTGCTGCCGTGATTGCTGTGAGGACTTCAAGCGGCTTCGGGGTGTGGTGTCCCAGTGTGAGCACTGTCGGCAGGAGAAACTCTTGCATGAGAAACTCCGATTCAGCGGAGTGGAGAAGAGCTTCTGCAGCGAAG GCTGTGTGCTGCTGTACAAACAGGACTTCACTAAGAAGCTGGGCTTGTGCTGTATCACTTGTACTTACTGCTCCCAGACTTGCCAGCGCGGAGTCACTGAGCAACTGGATGGCAGCACCTGGGACTTCTGCAGTGAGGACTGTAAAAGCAAGTACCTGCTGTGGTACTGCAAG GCTGCTCGGTGCCATGCCTGTAAGCGCCAGGGGAAGCTGCTGGAGACCATCCACTGGCGTGGGCAGATCCGTCATTTCTGCAACCAGCAGTGTCTTCTACGCTTCTATAGCCAGCAGAACCAACCCAACCTGGATACCCAGAGTGGGCCCGAGAGCCTCCTGAACA GTCAGTCTCCTGAGTCAAAACCCCAGACACCCTCTCAAACCAAAGTGGAGAACAGCAACACAGTGAGGACCCCAGAGGAAAATGGGAATTTGGGCAAG ATCCCTGTGAAGACCCGATCAGCTCCCACGGCTcccacccctcctccacccccgCCGCCCCCAGCAACACCCCGCAAAAACAAGGCTGCCATGTGTAAGCCGCTGATGCAGAATCGGGGCGTCTCCTGCAAGGTGGAGATGAAGTCCAAAGGGAGTCAGACAG AAGAGTGGAAGCCACAAGTGATTGTGCTGCCCATCCCAGTGCCCATCTTCGTGCCAGTGCCTATGCATCTGTACTGCCAGAAAGTCCCGGTGCCTTTCTCGATGCCTATCCCG GTGCCTGTGCCCATGTTCTTGCCCACTACCTTGGAGAGCACAGACAAGATTGTAGAGACCATTGAGGAGCTGAAGGTGAAGATCCCTTCCAACCCCTTGGAGGCCGACATCCTGGCTATGGCAGAAATGATTGCAGAGGCTGAGGAGTTAGACAAGGCCTCATCTGACCTTTGTG ATCTTGTGAGCAACCAGAGTGCAGAGGGACTCCTGGAAGACTGTGACCTGTTTGGGCCTGCTCGAGATGATGTCCTGGCCATGGCAGTCAAGATGGCCAATGTCTTGGATGAGCCTGGGCAAGACTTGGAGGCAGACTTCCCTAAGA aTCCTCTGGACATTAATCCCAGTGTAGACTTCCTCTTTGATTGTGGCCTGGTAGGGCCTGAGGATGTGTCTACTGAACAAGACCTTCCCCGAACCATGAGGAAG gGTCAAAAGCGGCTGGTGCTTTCCGAAAGCTGCTCCCGGGACTCCATGAGCAGTCAGCCTAGTTGTACCGGGCTCAACTATTCATATGGTGTCAATGCTTGGAAGTGCTGGGTGCAGTCAAAATATGCCAATGGAGAAACCAGCAAGGGTGATGAGCTGCGCTTTGGCC CCAAACCCATGCGTATCAAAGAGGATATTCTCGCCTGCTCAGCTGCTGAGCTCAACtacggtctggcccagtttgtgAGAGAAATCACTCGGCCCAATGGTGAACGATACGAACCTGACAGTATCTACTATTTGTGTCTTGGCATCCAGCAG TACTTGCTGGAAAATAACCGGATGGTGAACATTTTCACGGACCTTTACTACCTGACTTTCGTTCAAGAACTCAATAAGTCTCTGAGTACCTGGCAGCCCACACTCCTCCCCAACA ATACGGTGTTCTCTCGAGTGGAGGAGGAGCACCTCTGGGAGTGTAAGCAACTGGGGGTCTACTCGCCCTTTGTCCTCCTCAACACCCTCATGTTCTTCAACACTAAGTTTTTTGGGCTGCAGACAGCTGAGGAACACATGCAACTCTCCTTCACCAATGTGGTGCGGCAGTCCCGCAAGTGTACCACCCCTCGGGGCACCACCAAGGTGGTGAGCATCCGCTACTATGCCCCAGTCCGCCAGAGGAAAGGGCGAG ACATGGGTCCTGGAAAACGGAAGAGAGAAGATGAAGCCCCTATCTTAGAGCAGCGTGAGAACCGCATGAATCCTCTCCGCTGCCCCGTCAAGTTCTATGAATTCTATCTATCAAAATG TCCTGAAAGCCTCCGGACTCGCAACGATGTGTTCTACCTGCAACCAGAAAGGTCCTGCATCGCCGAGTCACCTCTCTGGTATTCTGTGATCCCCATGGACCGCAGCATGTTGGAGAGCATGCTCAATCGCATCCTGGCTGTGCGCGAGATTTATGAGGAACTGGGTCGTCCTGGGGAGGAAGACCTGGACTGA